In Pecten maximus unplaced genomic scaffold, xPecMax1.1, whole genome shotgun sequence, a single genomic region encodes these proteins:
- the LOC117318507 gene encoding uncharacterized protein LOC117318507 encodes MTNQESNDLDQSLQKRSDESRVKRSRSDYRIVKYVVHRKDFERLDYNATIAQRICKGLQNTDLREPCIITSKDVSFMALVPTARAPDNLNDGETITDVTKGLKNENDKTRWISLFPTEDIPIKIPEQDEVLYLTETVENLNMHSDVKRFLTISFEKEIFAYAERAYKYVQSLIAGSVEQQRDQLETINLEIRSLLVRKLPEHGISAFRTSDDQPMHHNKFQFPSSRNIKERLQDKRLQGCGVQGFCNTADGFLLLVAEPKEHTDRKKIASCIKKCLSRYLNDQSEILWVESIKTSNLTARGDQLTNAETNTRGTLGCFGRRNGTGLVAITAGHFVKTEQRIQIENSREFGTCAESHELENVDIAIIDVSENESSRCVKSFQNENGEVCEASVYRGDELQNWPVHKIGAETQATSGVVYSGVARASKEEGIVICGNTAHPVFAKPGDSGAIVFFYDPNDINNKAVKLLSIVSKDIDIKQKGAIPESFSRNAVLTRSLKDGLDMVHGITI; translated from the exons actacagAATCGTGAAGTATGTCGTGCACAGAAAAGACTTCGAACGACTGGATTACAACGCAACAATTGCACAAAGGATATGCAAAGGACTGCAAAACACAGATCTACGTGAGCCATGTATCATCACATCTAAAGATGTCTCGTTTATGGCGTTGGTACCCACAGCCAGGGCGCCTGATAACCTAAATGATGGTGAGACGATAACGGATGTTACAAAAG GACTAAAGAATGAGAATGACAAGACGAGATGGATAAGCCTTTTCCCGACAGAGGACATACCTATCAag ATTCCTGAGCAGGATGAAGTATTGTATCTTACAGAGACAGTTGAAAACTTGAACATGCATTCCGATGTTAAAAGATTCCTGACAATTTcgtttgaaaaagaaatatttgctTACGCTGAACGGGCCTACAAATATGTCCAATCCCTCATCGCAGGAAGCGTGGAACAACAACGAGATCAGTTGGAGACGATAAATTTAGAGATACGTTCTCTTCTTGTGAGAAAACTACCGGAGCACGGCATCTCTGCCTTCCGCACATCCGACGATCAGCC AATGCACCACAACAAGTTCCAGTTTCCCTCCTCTCGAAATATTAAAGAGAGACTACAAGACAAACG TCTGCAGGGATGTGGTGTCCAGGGCTTTTGCAACACAGCTGACGGGTTCCTGTTATTAGTAGCCGAGCCTAAAGAACATACTGACAGAAAGAAAATTGCGAGTTGTATTAAAAAGTGCTTGAGCAGATATCTAAATGATCAATCGGAGATCTTATGGGTAGAATCAATAAAGACATCAAACCTAACAGCTCGAGGTGATCAGCTTACTAACGCAGAAACGAACACACGGGGAACACTTGGCTGTTTTGGCAGACGAAATGGCACAGGATTGGTTGCAATCACCGCGGGACATTTTGTAAAAACGGAACAGCGAATCCAAATAGAAAATTCGCGAGAGTTTGGAACGTGCGCAGAGAGTCATGAGCTAGAAAATGTAGACATTGCAATCATAGACGTAAGTGAGAATGAGAGTTCTCGTTGTGTGAAAAGTTTTCAAAACGAAAATGGAGAAGTTTGCGAGGCATCTGTATATCGGGGAGATGAATTACAAAACTGGCCGGTACATAAAATAGGAGCAGAAACACAAGCTACTTCAGGAGTTGTATACTCTGGTGTTGCCAGGGCATCTAAAGAGGAAGGCATTGTTATATGCGGAAACACGGCCCATCCAGTCTTTGCTAAACCTGGCGATAGTGGAGCCATCGTTTTCTTCTATGATCCGAATGACATAAACAACAAAGCTGTTAAGTTGCTCTCTATTGTATCAAAAGATATCGACATAAAACAAAAGGGAGCAATTCCCGAAAGTTTCTCTAGGAACGCGGTATTGACTCGAAGTTTGAAAGATGGATTAGACATGGTCCATGGCATTACGATATAA